Proteins encoded within one genomic window of Akkermansiaceae bacterium:
- a CDS encoding co-chaperone GroES, with translation MANIKPLGQRVLVKRIEADAISAGGIVLPDTAKEKPQEAEVLSLGTGGRDEDGKLIEFTVKVGDKVLISKYGGTEVKLDGQEVLIISENDILGIVG, from the coding sequence ATGGCCAACATCAAACCCCTGGGACAACGTGTCCTCGTCAAGCGCATCGAAGCCGACGCCATCAGCGCCGGTGGCATCGTCCTTCCGGACACCGCCAAAGAGAAGCCGCAGGAAGCTGAAGTCCTCAGCCTCGGCACCGGCGGCCGCGACGAAGACGGCAAGCTCATCGAGTTCACCGTGAAAGTCGGCGACAAGGTCCTCATCTCCAAGTACGGCGGCACCGAAGTGAAGCTCGACGGACAGGAAGTCCTCATCATCTCCGAAAACGACATCCTCGGCATCGTTGGCTGA